In Streptomyces sp. SID8374, one genomic interval encodes:
- a CDS encoding DUF6243 family protein, giving the protein MAKSRNNLLGVGGQRKKLSRAEQQGAGSARGADRKAAEDKKQELVRKMRERAEAQAATTAAEPGGQDTPPAQS; this is encoded by the coding sequence GTGGCCAAGAGCCGCAACAACCTTCTCGGCGTCGGCGGACAGCGCAAGAAGCTGTCCCGCGCCGAACAGCAGGGCGCGGGTTCCGCGCGAGGGGCCGACCGCAAGGCGGCCGAGGACAAGAAGCAGGAGCTCGTACGCAAGATGCGCGAGCGCGCCGAGGCCCAGGCGGCCACGACGGCCGCCGAGCCGGGCGGGCAGGACACGCCGCCCGCGCAGAGCTGA
- a CDS encoding metal ABC transporter ATP-binding protein, producing MKFGSEALMPERESTTGGPAGTTRGPVPAGTPGGPAGAREAVVSLRGATATLGARPVLRGVDLTVRRGEVVALLGANGSGKSTAVRSAIGQVPLTGGSVELFGTELRRFRQWGRIGYVPQRTTAAGGVPATIREVVASGRLARTRLRWPGKADRAAVDRAIALVGLSDRAKDSVSALSGGQHQRVLIARALAAEPELLIMDEPMAGVDLASQEILAATLREQVALNTSVLLVLHELGPLEPLIDRAVVLRDGCVTHDGPPPEALGQHALPGHDHVHPHAAAEPVRTGLLT from the coding sequence GTGAAGTTCGGATCGGAGGCGCTCATGCCGGAGCGTGAGAGCACCACTGGCGGCCCTGCGGGCACCACCCGCGGGCCTGTGCCCGCGGGCACCCCTGGCGGCCCTGCGGGCGCCCGCGAGGCCGTCGTCAGCCTGCGTGGCGCCACGGCCACCCTCGGGGCGCGTCCCGTGCTGCGCGGGGTGGACCTGACCGTGCGCCGCGGCGAGGTCGTCGCCCTGCTCGGCGCCAACGGGTCCGGCAAGTCCACCGCCGTACGGTCCGCCATCGGCCAGGTCCCGCTCACCGGCGGCTCCGTCGAACTGTTCGGCACCGAGCTGCGGCGCTTCCGCCAGTGGGGCCGGATCGGTTACGTGCCCCAGCGCACCACGGCCGCAGGCGGGGTGCCCGCCACCATCCGCGAGGTCGTCGCCTCGGGCCGGCTGGCCCGTACGCGGCTGCGGTGGCCCGGGAAGGCGGACCGGGCGGCCGTGGACCGGGCCATCGCGTTGGTGGGCCTGTCCGACCGCGCCAAGGACTCCGTGAGCGCCCTGTCGGGCGGGCAGCACCAGCGGGTCCTGATCGCCCGCGCCCTGGCCGCCGAGCCGGAGCTGCTGATCATGGACGAGCCGATGGCCGGGGTGGACCTGGCCAGCCAGGAGATCCTGGCGGCGACCCTGCGCGAGCAGGTGGCCCTGAACACCTCCGTGCTCCTCGTGCTGCACGAGCTGGGCCCGCTGGAGCCGCTGATCGACCGGGCCGTGGTCCTGCGCGACGGCTGCGTGACGCACGACGGGCCGCCGCCCGAGGCGCTCGGCCAGCACGCGCTGCCCGGCCACGACCACGTACACCCCCACGCGGCCGCCGAGCCCGTACGGACGGGACTGCTGACCTGA
- a CDS encoding TerB family tellurite resistance protein, giving the protein MRSAKGQRALRPVFCGIRTVWDAVGDGAFFCPGCGGDRNYRRLTGRRRLTVLGIPLARRGETGPVVECAACRARFAPDALDHPTTTRFSSMLREAVHTVTLAVLAAGGTTSRTVLDTAVGVVRDAGLDDCTQEQLYTVVEVLAADTGYGSGSDPAAEACGPTLAIELHEVLAPLAPHLATAGRESVLLQGARIALADGPYSPAEREVLTTVGGALKLPSDDTARLLAAAARTPS; this is encoded by the coding sequence GTGCGGTCAGCCAAAGGACAACGCGCTCTGAGGCCGGTCTTCTGCGGCATCCGCACGGTCTGGGACGCCGTCGGCGACGGCGCTTTCTTCTGCCCCGGCTGCGGCGGCGACCGCAACTACCGCCGCCTGACCGGCCGCCGACGGCTCACCGTCCTCGGCATCCCGCTGGCCCGCCGGGGCGAGACCGGGCCCGTCGTGGAGTGCGCCGCCTGCCGCGCCCGCTTCGCCCCTGACGCCCTGGACCACCCCACCACCACCCGGTTCTCCTCGATGCTCCGGGAGGCCGTCCACACCGTCACCCTGGCCGTCCTCGCGGCCGGCGGGACCACCTCCCGTACGGTCCTGGACACCGCCGTCGGGGTCGTACGGGACGCCGGACTCGACGACTGCACCCAGGAGCAGCTGTACACCGTGGTGGAGGTGCTCGCCGCCGACACCGGCTACGGCTCCGGGTCCGACCCGGCGGCCGAGGCGTGCGGCCCGACCCTCGCCATCGAACTCCACGAGGTCCTGGCCCCGCTCGCCCCGCACCTGGCCACCGCCGGCCGCGAGTCGGTCCTCCTCCAGGGCGCCAGGATCGCGCTCGCCGACGGCCCCTACAGCCCGGCCGAGCGCGAGGTCCTGACGACGGTGGGCGGTGCCCTGAAGCTCCCGTCCGACGACACCGCCCGCCTGCTCGCCGCAGCGGCCCGCACGCCCTCCTAG
- the recO gene encoding DNA repair protein RecO, with protein sequence MSLFRDDGVVLRTQKLGEADRIITILTRGHGRVRAVARGVRRTKSKFGARLEPFSHVDVQFFARGSELIGRGLPLCTQSETIAPYGGGIVADYARYTAGTAMLETAERFTDHEGEPAVQQYLLLVGGLRTLARGEHAPHLILDAFLLRSLAVNGYAPSFEDCAKCGMPGPNRFFSVAAGGVICGDCRVPGSVVPSAQALELLSALLSGDWATADACEARHVREGSGLVSAYLHWHLERGLRSLRYVEK encoded by the coding sequence ATGAGCTTGTTCCGGGACGACGGCGTCGTGCTGCGTACGCAGAAACTGGGCGAGGCCGACCGGATCATCACGATCCTGACCCGGGGCCACGGCCGGGTCCGCGCTGTCGCCCGGGGGGTGCGCCGCACCAAGTCCAAGTTCGGCGCCCGCCTGGAGCCCTTCTCCCACGTCGACGTGCAGTTCTTCGCCCGGGGCAGCGAGCTGATCGGCCGGGGCCTGCCGCTCTGCACCCAGAGCGAGACCATCGCCCCGTACGGCGGCGGGATCGTCGCCGACTACGCCCGCTACACGGCGGGCACCGCGATGCTGGAGACCGCCGAGCGGTTCACCGACCACGAGGGCGAACCGGCCGTCCAGCAGTATCTGCTCCTCGTCGGCGGCCTGCGCACCCTCGCCCGGGGCGAGCACGCGCCCCATCTGATCCTGGACGCGTTCCTGCTGCGCTCGCTCGCGGTGAACGGGTACGCGCCGAGCTTCGAGGACTGCGCCAAGTGCGGAATGCCGGGTCCCAACCGGTTCTTCTCCGTCGCGGCGGGGGGCGTCATATGCGGTGACTGCCGGGTCCCCGGCAGCGTCGTACCCTCGGCACAGGCACTCGAACTGCTGAGCGCGCTGCTCAGCGGCGACTGGGCGACGGCGGACGCGTGCGAGGCGCGTCATGTCAGGGAGGGGAGCGGGCTGGTGTCCGCCTATCTGCACTGGCATCTGGAGCGCGGCCTGCGCTCGCTGCGGTACGTGGAGAAGTGA
- a CDS encoding isoprenyl transferase, protein MAVRGILGGRNRRTYKTPEPHPSGATPPKIPGELVPQHVAVVMDGNGRWAKERGLPRTEGHKVGEGVVMDVLKGCIEMGVKNLSLYAFSTENWKRSPDEVKFLMNFNRDVIRRRRDEMDELGIRIRWVGRMPKLWKSVVQELQVAQEQTKDNDKMTLYFCVNYGGRAEIADAAQRLAQDVAAGKLDPSKVNEKTFQKYIYYPDMPDVDLFVRPSGEQRTSNYLIWQSAYAEMVFQDVLWPDFDRRDLWRACLEYAQRDRRFGGAEAVEAGGK, encoded by the coding sequence ATGGCAGTACGCGGGATCCTCGGCGGCCGTAACCGGCGCACGTACAAGACCCCCGAGCCGCACCCCTCGGGCGCGACGCCTCCGAAGATCCCCGGCGAGCTGGTGCCCCAGCACGTCGCCGTCGTGATGGACGGCAACGGCCGCTGGGCCAAGGAGCGGGGTCTGCCCCGCACCGAGGGCCACAAGGTCGGTGAGGGCGTCGTCATGGACGTCCTCAAGGGGTGCATCGAGATGGGCGTCAAGAACCTCTCGCTCTACGCCTTCTCCACGGAGAACTGGAAGCGCTCGCCGGACGAGGTGAAGTTCCTGATGAACTTCAACCGCGACGTGATCCGCCGCCGCCGCGACGAGATGGACGAGCTCGGCATCCGGATCCGCTGGGTGGGCCGCATGCCCAAGCTGTGGAAGTCGGTCGTCCAGGAGCTCCAGGTCGCCCAGGAGCAGACCAAGGACAACGACAAGATGACGCTGTACTTCTGCGTCAACTACGGCGGCCGCGCCGAGATCGCGGACGCCGCGCAGCGCCTCGCGCAGGACGTGGCGGCCGGGAAGCTGGACCCGTCCAAGGTCAACGAGAAGACGTTCCAGAAGTACATCTACTACCCGGACATGCCGGACGTGGACCTCTTCGTGCGCCCCAGCGGCGAGCAGCGCACCTCGAACTACCTGATCTGGCAGAGCGCGTACGCCGAGATGGTCTTCCAGGACGTTCTGTGGCCGGATTTCGACCGCCGGGACCTGTGGCGGGCCTGCCTGGAGTACGCCCAGCGCGACCGCCGCTTCGGCGGGGCGGAGGCGGTGGAGGCCGGCGGGAAGTGA
- a CDS encoding DinB family protein, with amino-acid sequence MTGIDDTPPAWDDRTQLTTFLDYARETARAKCAGVSPENERKALLPGSPLMTMSGVINHLRWVENYWFEVVFLGEEDRSPMTDEDPDREMRVAVGFPLTQLLEEYAEQSARYRELVAAHDLDERAVGTIRDGLHVDLRWILLHLTEETARHNGHLDILREMLDGTTG; translated from the coding sequence ATGACCGGAATCGATGACACACCGCCCGCGTGGGACGATCGCACCCAGCTCACCACGTTTCTCGACTACGCGCGGGAGACCGCCCGCGCCAAGTGCGCCGGCGTCTCCCCGGAGAACGAACGCAAGGCGCTCCTGCCGGGCTCACCGCTGATGACCATGAGCGGAGTGATCAACCACCTCCGCTGGGTCGAGAACTACTGGTTCGAGGTGGTCTTCCTCGGCGAGGAGGACCGGTCCCCCATGACGGACGAGGACCCCGACCGCGAGATGCGCGTCGCCGTCGGCTTCCCGCTCACGCAGCTGCTGGAGGAGTACGCGGAACAGAGCGCCCGCTACCGCGAACTGGTCGCCGCACACGACCTGGACGAGCGGGCCGTGGGAACCATCCGCGACGGCCTCCACGTCGACCTGCGCTGGATCCTCCTCCACCTCACCGAGGAGACGGCCCGCCACAACGGCCATCTGGACATCCTGCGCGAGATGCTTGACGGCACGACCGGCTAG
- a CDS encoding MSMEG_1061 family FMN-dependent PPOX-type flavoprotein has product MTTSLTGSAFDSLRHDAMRDQEALRQAYELPGAAAVRKQMTELTEQTQRLIGCSSLVLVASADAEGNCDVSPRGGPAGFVSVLDARTVAIPDATGNKRLDTLQNVIATGRAGLLFLIPGRTTTLRVNGRACVSTRPELLSQLTAVGKPPASALVVGIEEVYPHCPKSLLRSGAWKPEQWLPADAQPTSAEVTLAQLRMPELTIADIEQVEADSLKYRYE; this is encoded by the coding sequence ATGACGACATCCCTTACCGGCAGCGCCTTCGACTCGCTCCGCCACGACGCCATGCGCGACCAGGAGGCGCTGCGCCAGGCGTACGAGCTTCCCGGCGCCGCGGCCGTACGCAAGCAGATGACCGAACTCACCGAGCAGACGCAGCGGTTGATCGGCTGCTCGTCGCTGGTCCTGGTCGCCAGCGCGGACGCCGAGGGCAACTGCGACGTCTCCCCGCGCGGCGGCCCCGCCGGGTTCGTCTCCGTCCTGGACGCGCGGACGGTGGCGATACCGGACGCGACCGGCAACAAGCGCCTCGACACCTTGCAGAACGTCATCGCCACCGGACGGGCCGGGCTGCTGTTCCTCATCCCCGGGCGCACGACCACGCTCCGGGTGAACGGCCGGGCCTGCGTCTCCACCCGGCCGGAGCTGCTCTCCCAGCTGACCGCCGTGGGCAAGCCGCCGGCCAGTGCGCTGGTGGTCGGGATCGAGGAGGTCTACCCCCACTGCCCCAAGTCCCTTCTGCGCAGCGGGGCTTGGAAGCCGGAGCAGTGGCTGCCCGCGGACGCCCAGCCGACCTCGGCCGAGGTCACACTGGCCCAGCTGCGGATGCCGGAGCTGACGATCGCCGACATCGAACAGGTGGAGGCGGACTCGCTGAAGTACCGGTACGAGTGA
- a CDS encoding metal ABC transporter permease, producing the protein MFLEFLNPPFMQRALVAAVLVGITAPAIGIYLVQRRQALMGDGIGHIAMTGVGLGFLLSTSPVWMATAVAVAGAVVMELIRWYGHTRGDLALAMLFYGGMAGGVMLINLSDTGSNANLTSYLFGSLSTVSDSDVIAICVLAAFVVLVTVGLRRQLFAVSQDEEFARVTGLPVRVLNLLVAVTAAVTVTVAMRVVGLLLVSALMVVPVAAAQQITKSFKVTFVLSVVIGTAVTLTGTVTSYYQDVPPGATIVLLAIAVFVALTALAAPLAKRRARASEAKGAECTLEVPAARRSSGDVRV; encoded by the coding sequence ATGTTCCTCGAATTCCTGAACCCTCCCTTCATGCAGCGGGCGCTCGTCGCGGCCGTCCTGGTCGGCATCACCGCGCCCGCCATCGGCATCTACCTGGTGCAGCGCCGCCAGGCCCTGATGGGCGACGGCATCGGGCACATCGCGATGACCGGCGTCGGCCTCGGCTTCCTGCTCTCCACCAGCCCCGTCTGGATGGCCACCGCCGTCGCGGTGGCCGGTGCGGTCGTCATGGAGCTGATCCGCTGGTACGGGCACACGCGCGGCGACCTCGCCCTGGCGATGCTCTTCTACGGGGGCATGGCGGGCGGCGTGATGCTGATCAACCTCTCCGACACGGGGTCGAACGCCAACCTGACCTCGTACCTCTTCGGCTCGCTCTCCACCGTCTCCGATTCCGACGTCATCGCGATCTGCGTGCTGGCGGCCTTCGTGGTGCTGGTCACCGTGGGGCTGCGGCGGCAGCTGTTCGCGGTCAGCCAGGACGAGGAGTTCGCCCGGGTGACCGGGCTGCCGGTGCGGGTGCTGAACCTGCTGGTCGCGGTCACGGCGGCCGTGACGGTGACCGTCGCGATGCGGGTCGTCGGGCTGCTGCTGGTCAGCGCGCTGATGGTGGTGCCGGTGGCGGCCGCGCAGCAGATCACCAAGTCCTTCAAGGTGACGTTCGTGCTTTCCGTGGTGATCGGCACGGCGGTGACCCTGACCGGCACGGTGACCTCGTACTACCAGGACGTCCCGCCGGGCGCGACCATCGTGCTGCTGGCCATCGCGGTGTTCGTCGCGCTGACCGCGCTCGCCGCCCCGCTGGCGAAACGGCGGGCCCGGGCGAGCGAGGCGAAGGGGGCCGAGTGCACCCTGGAGGTACCGGCGGCCCGCCGGTCCTCGGGTGACGTGCGCGTTTGA
- the leuA gene encoding 2-isopropylmalate synthase codes for MTAVNPASNAVGRPTPITNATQLQKPSGMPVHKYRGYEAVDIADRTWPDNRITVAPRWLSTDLRDGNQALIDPMSPARKREMFDLLVRMGYKEIEVGFPSSGETDFAFVRSIIEEGAIPEDVTISVLTQAREELIERTVESLVGARRATVHLYNATAPTFRRVVFRGSREQVKQIAVDGTRLVMEYAEKILGPETVFGYQYSPEIFTDTELDFALEVCEAVCDVWQPEEGREIILNLPATVERSTPSTHADRFEWMSRNLTRREHICLSVHPHNDRGTAVAAAELAIMAGADRIEGCLFGQGERTGNVDLVTLGMNLFSQGVDPQIDFSQIDEIRRTSEYCNQMEIHPRHPYAGDLVYTAFSGSHQDAIKKGFDAMEKDAAAQGRTVDEIEWAVPYLPIDPKDVGRSYEAVIRVNSQSGKGGIAYVLKNDHKLDLPRRMQIEFSRIIQAKTDAEGGEVTPTQIWSTFQDEYLPNAGNAWGRIQLRSGQTTTDTDGTDTLTVEATVDGVDTVLTGSGNGPISAFFEALQATGIDARLLDYSEHTMSEGASAQAASYIECAIDGKVLWGIGIDANTTRASLKAVVSAVNRASR; via the coding sequence ATGACCGCCGTGAACCCCGCGAGCAACGCTGTGGGCCGCCCCACCCCCATCACCAACGCGACGCAGCTCCAGAAGCCGTCCGGGATGCCGGTCCACAAGTACCGCGGTTACGAGGCCGTGGACATCGCCGACCGCACCTGGCCGGACAACCGGATCACCGTGGCGCCCCGCTGGCTGTCCACCGATCTGCGCGACGGCAACCAGGCGCTGATCGACCCGATGTCGCCGGCCCGCAAGCGCGAGATGTTCGACCTGCTCGTACGCATGGGCTACAAGGAGATCGAGGTCGGCTTCCCGTCCTCCGGCGAGACCGACTTCGCCTTCGTCCGCTCCATCATCGAAGAGGGCGCGATCCCCGAGGACGTGACGATCTCCGTCCTGACGCAGGCCCGCGAGGAGCTGATCGAGAGGACCGTGGAGTCGCTGGTCGGCGCCCGCCGGGCCACCGTCCACCTGTACAACGCCACCGCCCCCACCTTCCGCCGCGTCGTCTTCAGGGGCTCGCGCGAGCAGGTCAAGCAGATCGCGGTGGACGGTACGCGGCTGGTCATGGAGTACGCCGAGAAGATCCTGGGCCCCGAGACGGTCTTCGGCTACCAGTACAGCCCGGAGATCTTCACCGACACCGAGCTGGACTTCGCCCTGGAGGTCTGCGAGGCGGTCTGTGACGTCTGGCAGCCCGAGGAGGGCCGCGAGATCATCCTGAACCTGCCCGCCACCGTGGAGCGCTCCACGCCCTCCACCCACGCGGACCGCTTCGAGTGGATGTCGCGCAACCTGACCCGCCGCGAGCACATCTGCCTGTCGGTCCACCCGCACAACGACCGGGGTACGGCGGTGGCGGCGGCCGAGCTGGCGATCATGGCCGGTGCCGACCGCATCGAGGGCTGCCTGTTCGGCCAGGGCGAGCGCACCGGCAACGTCGACCTGGTCACCCTGGGGATGAACCTGTTCTCGCAGGGCGTGGACCCGCAGATCGACTTCTCGCAGATCGACGAGATCCGCCGCACCAGCGAATACTGCAACCAGATGGAGATCCACCCGCGCCACCCGTACGCGGGCGACCTGGTCTACACCGCCTTCTCCGGCTCCCACCAGGACGCCATCAAGAAGGGGTTCGACGCGATGGAGAAGGACGCGGCGGCCCAGGGGAGGACGGTCGACGAGATCGAGTGGGCCGTGCCGTACCTGCCGATCGACCCGAAGGACGTCGGCCGCTCCTACGAGGCCGTCATCCGCGTCAACTCGCAGTCCGGCAAGGGCGGTATCGCGTACGTCCTGAAGAACGACCACAAGCTGGACCTGCCGCGCCGGATGCAGATCGAGTTCTCCCGGATCATTCAGGCCAAGACCGACGCCGAGGGCGGCGAGGTCACCCCGACGCAGATCTGGTCCACCTTCCAGGACGAGTACCTCCCGAACGCCGGGAACGCCTGGGGCCGCATCCAGCTCCGCTCCGGCCAGACCACGACCGACACCGACGGCACGGACACCCTGACCGTCGAGGCCACCGTCGACGGCGTGGACACCGTCCTGACCGGATCGGGCAACGGCCCGATCTCCGCGTTCTTCGAAGCGCTCCAGGCCACCGGCATCGACGCCCGGCTGCTGGACTACAGCGAGCACACGATGAGCGAGGGGGCCAGCGCCCAGGCCGCCTCGTACATCGAGTGCGCGATCGACGGCAAGGTGCTGTGGGGCATCGGCATCGACGCCAACACCACCCGCGCCTCGCTCAAGGCGGTCGTCTCGGCGGTCAACCGCGCCTCGCGCTGA
- a CDS encoding metal ABC transporter substrate-binding protein — protein sequence MNVRRLIPTTAVAGAVVLGLTALSACSTSDAADGGNGDKLKVTASFYPMQFLAERIGGEHVAVTSLTKPGVEPHDLELTPRQIGSISESDYVLYLKGVQPAVDDAIKQSGVKNTVDAATLTTLENHGAEVSGHDHEHEDEHGDEHGHEEEAHEEGDGHNHGEDGGADPHIWLDPVKYAEVAKGVGKSLEKADPDHAADYKKNTEALVGELDKLNTAYEAGLKNTATKTFITTHSAFGYLAERYGLTQQGIAGIDPEAEPTPARIQELHTVAEKEKATTVFFETLASDRTAKTLAKDTGLKTDVLDPLEGITKKSKGADYIEVMESNLAALQKALGAK from the coding sequence ATGAACGTACGCCGCCTCATACCCACCACCGCCGTCGCCGGAGCAGTCGTCCTCGGTCTGACCGCTCTCTCCGCCTGCTCCACCTCCGACGCAGCGGACGGAGGCAACGGCGACAAGCTCAAGGTGACCGCGTCGTTCTACCCGATGCAGTTCCTGGCCGAGCGGATCGGCGGCGAGCACGTCGCCGTCACCAGCCTCACCAAGCCGGGCGTGGAGCCGCACGACCTGGAGCTCACCCCCCGCCAGATCGGCTCCATCAGCGAGTCCGACTACGTGCTGTACCTCAAGGGCGTCCAGCCCGCCGTGGACGACGCGATCAAGCAGTCCGGTGTGAAGAACACCGTCGACGCCGCGACCCTCACCACGCTGGAGAACCACGGCGCCGAGGTCAGCGGCCACGACCATGAGCACGAGGACGAGCACGGGGACGAGCACGGCCACGAGGAAGAGGCCCACGAAGAGGGCGACGGCCACAACCACGGCGAGGACGGCGGCGCCGACCCCCACATCTGGCTGGACCCGGTGAAGTACGCCGAGGTCGCCAAGGGTGTCGGGAAGTCCCTGGAGAAGGCCGACCCCGACCACGCCGCCGACTACAAGAAGAACACCGAGGCCCTCGTCGGCGAGCTGGACAAGCTGAACACGGCGTACGAGGCCGGGCTGAAGAACACCGCCACCAAGACCTTCATCACCACCCACTCCGCCTTCGGCTACCTCGCCGAGCGCTACGGGCTCACCCAGCAGGGCATCGCGGGCATCGACCCCGAGGCCGAGCCGACCCCCGCCCGGATCCAGGAGCTCCACACCGTCGCGGAGAAGGAGAAGGCCACCACGGTCTTCTTCGAGACGCTCGCCAGCGACAGGACGGCGAAGACCCTCGCGAAGGACACCGGTCTCAAGACGGACGTCCTGGACCCGCTGGAGGGAATCACGAAGAAGTCCAAGGGCGCTGACTACATCGAGGTCATGGAGTCCAACCTCGCCGCGTTGCAGAAGGCACTCGGCGCGAAGTGA
- a CDS encoding transcriptional repressor, whose translation MATAPISGTNAAPVRGRSTRQRAAVAAALDEVDEFRSAQELHDVLKHRGDSVGLTTVYRTLQSLADAGEVDVLRTTEGEAVYRRCSTGDHHHHLVCRLCGKAVEVEGPAVEQWAEMIAAQHGYVNVAHTVEIFGTCAECAASKK comes from the coding sequence GTGGCCACGGCGCCGATCAGTGGCACGAACGCAGCGCCGGTACGCGGCCGGTCCACCCGGCAGCGGGCGGCGGTGGCGGCGGCCCTCGACGAGGTGGACGAGTTCCGCAGCGCCCAGGAGCTGCACGACGTTCTCAAGCACCGCGGCGACTCCGTGGGCCTGACCACGGTCTACCGGACCCTCCAGTCCCTCGCGGACGCGGGTGAGGTCGACGTCCTGCGCACCACCGAGGGCGAGGCCGTCTACCGGCGGTGCTCCACCGGTGACCATCACCACCACCTGGTCTGCCGGCTCTGCGGCAAGGCGGTGGAGGTCGAAGGGCCCGCGGTCGAACAGTGGGCCGAGATGATCGCCGCCCAGCACGGCTATGTGAACGTCGCGCACACCGTCGAGATCTTCGGCACCTGTGCGGAGTGCGCCGCGAGCAAGAAGTAA
- a CDS encoding glycine--tRNA ligase, translating into MAADKIDTIVSLSKRRGFVYPSSEIYGGQRAAWDYGPLGVEMKENLKRQWWRYMVTSREDVVGLDSSVILAPDVWVASGHVATFSDPLTECTSCHKRYRADHLEEAYEEKHGKPPVNGLADLNCPNCGNKGTFTEPKEFSGLLSTHLGPTQDSGSIAYLRPETAQGIFTNFGQVQQTSRKKPPFGIAQVGKSFRNEITPGNFIFRTREFEQMEMEFFVKPGEDEEWQQYWMDQRWNWYTDLGMREENMRWFEHPKEKLSHYSKRTADIEYRFRFGGSEWGELEGVANRTDYDLKAHSKASGTDLQFYDQEAGERWTPYVIEPAAGVGRAMLAFLLDAYIEDEAPNAKGVMEKRTVMRLDPRLAPVKVAVLPLSRNPQLSPKAKGLATDLRKNWNIEFDDAGAIGRRYRRQDEIGTPFCVTVDFDTLDDNAVTVRERDTMKQERVSLDQIQAYLGARLVGC; encoded by the coding sequence GTGGCCGCCGACAAGATCGACACCATCGTCAGCCTGAGCAAGCGCCGTGGCTTCGTCTACCCCTCCAGTGAGATCTACGGTGGCCAGCGCGCCGCCTGGGACTACGGGCCGCTGGGCGTCGAGATGAAGGAGAACCTGAAGCGCCAGTGGTGGCGCTACATGGTCACTTCGCGCGAGGACGTGGTCGGTCTCGACTCGTCGGTCATCCTGGCCCCGGACGTCTGGGTCGCCTCGGGCCATGTCGCCACCTTCTCGGACCCGCTGACCGAGTGCACCTCCTGTCACAAGCGCTACCGCGCCGACCACCTGGAGGAGGCGTACGAGGAGAAGCACGGCAAGCCGCCGGTCAACGGCCTCGCCGACCTCAACTGCCCCAACTGCGGCAACAAGGGCACCTTCACGGAGCCCAAGGAGTTCTCGGGCCTGCTCTCCACCCACCTCGGCCCCACCCAGGACTCCGGCTCCATCGCCTACCTGCGCCCCGAGACCGCCCAGGGCATCTTCACCAACTTCGGCCAGGTGCAGCAGACCTCGCGCAAGAAGCCGCCGTTCGGCATCGCGCAGGTCGGCAAGTCCTTCCGGAACGAGATCACTCCGGGCAACTTCATCTTCCGGACCCGTGAGTTCGAGCAGATGGAGATGGAGTTCTTCGTCAAGCCGGGCGAGGACGAGGAGTGGCAGCAGTACTGGATGGACCAGCGCTGGAACTGGTACACGGACCTCGGCATGCGCGAGGAGAACATGCGCTGGTTCGAGCACCCGAAGGAGAAGCTCTCCCACTACTCCAAGCGCACCGCGGACATCGAGTACCGCTTCCGCTTCGGCGGCAGCGAGTGGGGCGAGCTGGAGGGCGTGGCCAACCGCACCGACTACGACCTCAAGGCCCACTCCAAGGCCTCGGGCACCGACCTCCAGTTCTACGACCAGGAGGCCGGCGAGCGCTGGACGCCGTACGTCATCGAGCCCGCGGCCGGTGTCGGCCGCGCGATGCTGGCGTTCCTGCTGGACGCCTACATCGAGGACGAGGCGCCCAACGCCAAGGGCGTCATGGAGAAGCGCACCGTGATGCGCCTCGACCCGCGCCTGGCGCCGGTCAAGGTCGCGGTCCTGCCGCTCTCCCGCAACCCGCAGCTCTCGCCGAAGGCCAAGGGCCTGGCGACGGACCTGCGCAAGAACTGGAACATCGAGTTCGACGACGCGGGCGCCATCGGCCGCCGCTACCGCCGCCAGGACGAGATCGGCACCCCGTTCTGCGTGACCGTCGACTTCGACACCCTGGACGACAACGCGGTGACCGTGCGCGAGCGCGACACGATGAAGCAGGAGCGCGTCTCCCTGGACCAGATCCAGGCCTACCTCGGCGCCCGCCTGGTCGGCTGCTGA